A portion of the Desulfobulbaceae bacterium genome contains these proteins:
- a CDS encoding F0F1 ATP synthase subunit epsilon, translating into MADRIQLEVVTPTGPVVSQEVDIVTAPGVDGEFGVLANHAPFLSTIKVGSLTYKHGNTTEVFMVSGGFCEVSNNKITFLVEAAERGRDIDVDRALRAKERAEKRLAAAQRKEENISQIRAEAALQRSLARLKASQIAK; encoded by the coding sequence TGAAGTCGTAACTCCGACTGGCCCGGTTGTCAGCCAAGAGGTGGATATTGTCACCGCTCCTGGTGTTGACGGTGAGTTTGGAGTTTTGGCGAATCATGCCCCTTTTCTCAGTACGATCAAGGTTGGATCGCTGACCTATAAACATGGAAACACCACTGAGGTTTTTATGGTCAGTGGTGGGTTCTGTGAGGTCTCCAATAACAAGATCACTTTCCTGGTCGAAGCCGCAGAACGAGGCAGAGATATTGATGTGGACCGTGCCTTGCGAGCAAAGGAACGAGCAGAGAAAAGATTGGCTGCAGCCCAGCGTAAAGAGGAGAATATCAGCCAGATACGTGCTGAGGCCGCTTTACAAAGATCATTAGCTCGTTTAAAAGCAAGCCAGATAGCAAAATAG
- a CDS encoding chemotaxis protein CheX, whose translation MKVEFINPFLSSTKNVLETMCQIRVSANRPSLKKDTYSYGAITGIIGMASSTICGCMVLSFSESCILRIVANMLYEEPKTKIDEDIIDAVGELTNMICGGAKAQLAKSNHKFDLATPTMITGKGIEIAYHTDAPTIVIPFSTDYGDFVVEANLAEK comes from the coding sequence ATGAAAGTTGAATTTATCAACCCGTTTCTCTCTTCGACAAAAAATGTACTTGAAACCATGTGCCAGATAAGGGTTTCAGCCAACAGACCCTCCCTGAAGAAAGATACATACTCATATGGCGCCATTACCGGCATCATTGGCATGGCCTCATCAACAATTTGTGGCTGCATGGTTTTGAGCTTTTCCGAATCCTGCATCCTCCGGATTGTTGCCAACATGCTCTACGAGGAACCTAAAACCAAAATCGATGAGGATATTATCGATGCGGTTGGCGAACTTACCAATATGATCTGCGGCGGGGCCAAGGCCCAACTGGCGAAATCAAATCACAAGTTCGATCTCGCCACCCCGACAATGATCACCGGCAAGGGGATTGAAATCGCGTACCACACAGATGCCCCAACAATCGTCATCCCCTTCTCGACCGACTACGGCGACTTTGTGGTGGAAGCAAATCTTGCAGAAAAATAA